A stretch of the Vidua chalybeata isolate OUT-0048 chromosome 19, bVidCha1 merged haplotype, whole genome shotgun sequence genome encodes the following:
- the LRRC59 gene encoding leucine-rich repeat-containing protein 59 isoform X2 encodes MHLVKLDLSKNRLQQLPLDFGRLVNLQHLDLLNNRLVTLPVSFAQLKNLKWLDLKDNPLDPVLAKVAGDCLDEKQCKQAAVKVLEHMKAIQSEQDRQRQRKLQAEREMEKKREAEQRAKEALERELRKREKAEEKERRRREYDAQKAAKQEMEKKTKKETVHTRKPASSSRPPQPLRHKPSWSRSVLRVLLFVLFCILCTLAACKLTELQHQPLCVSVNTLYEDVVAALQNHKTLQSMLQHNSHQ; translated from the exons ATGCATCTGGTGAAACTGGATTTGAGTAAAAATCGGTTGCAGCAGCTGCCCTTGGACTTTGGCCGCCTGGTCAATCTGCAGCACCTGGACCTTCTGAACAACCGCTTGGTCACCCTGCCAGTCAGCTTTGCACAGCTCAAG AACCTGAAGTGGCTGGATCTGAAGGACAATCCCCTGGATCCTGTCCTGGCTAAAGTGGCAGGAGACTGTCTGGATGAGAAGCAGTGTAAGCAGGCTGCTGTCAAG GTACTGGAGCACATGAAAGCAATCCAGTCTGAGCAAGATCGACAACGGCAGCGGAAACTCCAGGCAGAGAGAG AAATGGAGAAGAAGCGTGAAGCAGAACAGCGAGCAAAAGAGGCTCTGGAGAGAGAACTGCGGAAGCGagagaaggcagaggaaaaagagcGCAGAAGGCGGGAGTACGATGCTCAGAAAGCTGCAAAAcaggagatggaaaagaaaacaaaaaaggaaacagtGCACACCCGAA AGCCGGCCTCCAGCTCCCgtccccctcagcccctccgGCACAAGCCCTCATGGTCACGGTCAGTGCTGAGAGTCCTGCTCTTTGTGCTGTTCTGCATCCTCTGTACTCTGGCTGCCTGCAAGCTGACGGAGCTGCAGCATCAACCTCTGTGCGTCAGCGTGAACACCCTCTACGAGGATGtggtggctgctctgcagaaccACAAAACCCTGCAGAGCATGCTACAGCACAACTCACACCAGTGA
- the LRRC59 gene encoding leucine-rich repeat-containing protein 59 isoform X1: MSRGSGKGLSLKDKLDGNELDLSLCDLNEVPVRELAALPKATVLDLSCNNLISLPSDFCSLMHLVKLDLSKNRLQQLPLDFGRLVNLQHLDLLNNRLVTLPVSFAQLKNLKWLDLKDNPLDPVLAKVAGDCLDEKQCKQAAVKVLEHMKAIQSEQDRQRQRKLQAEREMEKKREAEQRAKEALERELRKREKAEEKERRRREYDAQKAAKQEMEKKTKKETVHTRKPASSSRPPQPLRHKPSWSRSVLRVLLFVLFCILCTLAACKLTELQHQPLCVSVNTLYEDVVAALQNHKTLQSMLQHNSHQ; this comes from the exons ATGTCGCGGGGCagtgggaaggggctcagcctgaaGGACAAGCTGGACGGGAACGAGCTGGACCTGAGCCTCTGCGACCTGAACGAGGTGCCGGTGCGGGAGTTG GCCGCTCTTCCGAAAGCTACAGTCTTGGATTTGTCCTGTAACAATCTCATTTCCTTGCCG tCAGACTTCTGCAGTTTGATGCATCTGGTGAAACTGGATTTGAGTAAAAATCGGTTGCAGCAGCTGCCCTTGGACTTTGGCCGCCTGGTCAATCTGCAGCACCTGGACCTTCTGAACAACCGCTTGGTCACCCTGCCAGTCAGCTTTGCACAGCTCAAG AACCTGAAGTGGCTGGATCTGAAGGACAATCCCCTGGATCCTGTCCTGGCTAAAGTGGCAGGAGACTGTCTGGATGAGAAGCAGTGTAAGCAGGCTGCTGTCAAG GTACTGGAGCACATGAAAGCAATCCAGTCTGAGCAAGATCGACAACGGCAGCGGAAACTCCAGGCAGAGAGAG AAATGGAGAAGAAGCGTGAAGCAGAACAGCGAGCAAAAGAGGCTCTGGAGAGAGAACTGCGGAAGCGagagaaggcagaggaaaaagagcGCAGAAGGCGGGAGTACGATGCTCAGAAAGCTGCAAAAcaggagatggaaaagaaaacaaaaaaggaaacagtGCACACCCGAA AGCCGGCCTCCAGCTCCCgtccccctcagcccctccgGCACAAGCCCTCATGGTCACGGTCAGTGCTGAGAGTCCTGCTCTTTGTGCTGTTCTGCATCCTCTGTACTCTGGCTGCCTGCAAGCTGACGGAGCTGCAGCATCAACCTCTGTGCGTCAGCGTGAACACCCTCTACGAGGATGtggtggctgctctgcagaaccACAAAACCCTGCAGAGCATGCTACAGCACAACTCACACCAGTGA